The following DNA comes from Rosa rugosa chromosome 5, drRosRugo1.1, whole genome shotgun sequence.
AAATTTCCCTTGGAATTCCTGTCTGCAGGTGTTCTGGTTTCTAGCATGGTTGCTGAAGTTGCAGATGGCTCGTCTAATGTCCGAGAGGTGTGGAAGCTTTCATTTAAGTAGGCTTGGTGTTCATGTCAATCCAACGCTACCCTTTTTTCTGTCTTTTGTTTTCAGTCTCCTTCCCTAGTGGAAAATCTGATCGCTTACCTCCTATATAtagaattaattcaaaaattgTAAGTCTATATTGAAGACAACAAGAATGTAGAGCACATTTTGGTTATTACTTATTAGATAATTTTGTTGTCTTTATCGTCATCCTTTTCGTTTCCCCTGTTACTCTTTAGTGTGCTCCATCTAATGCAAAGCTTTGCTCTTTTGCTGTCCACATTTTAGATTCATGTGAAACCCTGCAGTCATGTTTCTTTAgttgatgtttttgttttttttgttttcctggatttttgtttttgtttccttAATTATTATTGCAATTCTTATTGTATCAGACCAAAACCTTGCGAATTGATCTTTACGGCGCTTCCTCTTATCAATTAGATCCTGGTAACTTGGGGTTTAGCTGGAGGCTGAACTTTTTTGTTGcaattttccttttcattattGTAGTGTTTCAATTTTCGTTGAACATCATATGAATTTTGGTAATGTAACCAAATGTCAAGCCATTTGCTGTCATATGATTATTTATATAAACCAAATGTCAACAATTGCACTTGAGAAACCCACAACCATTGGTTGTTGGTGCATTTTGTCAATAATACCTAAAAGTCGTATTTGTACTACATTATTAGGAATATGTTGGAGCCAGAAGATGGGTAATTCATAAAAATGGAAATTGGGTTATTAGTTTCTACTACATTGGCAATATCGCAGATGGTAACTGTTTTGACCGACAAAATTTTGTTTCTGCTAGAAACACTGATTAGGAACCAAACACATACTGCTTATAGAACAGCGATAATCTTCTTTGGTGTGAAGAGCGAAAGTAAACTTCTGGTGAAATTTATATCACAAGCAAACCAAGTTTTCGCAACTCAAGCAAACCAAGTTGGTTCTATTACAAATGAGAACCCTTCTGTATTAGGACTGCTACATGCAATAATCTGATCTTAAAATTTTGTTTCTGCTAGAAACACTGATTAGGAACCAAACACATACTTCTTATAGAACAGCGATAATCTTCTTTGGTGTGGAGCGAAAGTAAACTTCTGGTGAAATTTATATCACAAGCAAACCAAGTTTGCTTAATTAAACCAAGTTGGTTCTATTACAAATGAGAACCCTTCTATATTAGGACTGCTACATGCAATAATCTGATCTTAAAAGTTTGCATGAGTTTATTGAAGCAAAAACCAAGAACAACAGACTAGGTAGATGTGTAGTGAATAATACTTTCAAGCCAGCTTGTGTTTGATCACGAGTCGGATCTACACCGATAGTATTTAGAGCAACCTCTGTTATAAGGGTTAgccggaggaggaagacagCCTCCTGTTTTACTGTAAGCTTCGCCACTAGCACCGCCGTTGCAGACTGGTAGGTCTTTCCTCAAAGCCCCCGGTGAGATATACTTCTGTGCGAGAAACCTTCTGCTTATTTCGGAATCCATCAGCAGCTCGCTTTCTGTTTCACACTCTGCTACGGAACCATTGCatgttgatgatgatggtggtgaGGCAGTTGCGCTGAGATAGGAAAGGCAAAGAAGTAGTAGAACGAAGCAAGATTGCAGAGACACCATTTTTAGGCCCTTCCCCTTTTGTATGTTTGTGACTTTCTTTCTTCCCTTTGAACTACTTTATAGACAGAAACATATATCCAGAGATGGTAGTGGAGTGAGCATTATGCGAGAGGGACCGCACTTCACCAAACCTCAAGTGCGGCTGTTCTATTTCTCATATGTCGACCAAAGAAAAGTTAAAAGATTGCCTTGCTCACtgctcacttttttttttttttttgtggtgggTTTGTCATTTGCGTAATCACCTCATAAACATGGTGTTTATGTGACATAAATATAATACTTTTTGAATATTAAAGTGATCAAACTTAACTCTTACTGTTTTTGATGAGATCAGACTTAGATCAGGAGGCCGATTTTAAGGTGAAGTATTTCGCGACTTGGGTTCTTTGAGTGGTTGGTTCATCTAAACTTGAGTAGTCCAAAAATTTTAGAATATTTCAGAAAgttaattaaacaaaatataaaagagggaaaatttcgcaaacagtacaccaagtaaaggccactaataattcttatacataaagttccaaaccaaacatttcggtacacgaaatctgaaactcgacccactatcagtacacgacgtcaatttttgacatcaaaatgtccattatgccctaagttctttttttttttaataaattttttttttccttcgttttttctgtttttttttccttcattttttctgtttttttttttctattatttttttccttctttttttttgtattattttttttttctgttatttttttttccttcgttttatctgttttttttttctattattttttttccttaattttttctgttatttttttttttcttccttcgttttttttcctttgtttttatctctttctttcttttcacatgactaaatattgactgagttacaaatataagttgtaggaccataaatctcaccaattggagggcaagggcggcattggaagcgagggagtgagcgtggaggtgaggaaggcggtgttggaagcgagggagtgagcccggaagaaggaagaagaaagagataaaaacgaaggaaaaaaaataatagaaaaaaataacagaaaaaacgaaggaaaaaaaaataacagaaaaaaagaaggaaaaaaaagaaaaaaataacagaaaaaaaaattattaaaaaaaaaactgagggcataatggacattttggtgtcaaaaattgacgtcgtgtactgatagtgggtcgagtttcagatttcgtgtaccgaaatgtttggtttggaactttatgtataagaattattagtggcctttacttggtgtactgtttgcgaaattttcccatgCAAGAAAAGATTGTTGGCCCTACTGACTCAATCTCATTAGTCTGATCAATCATAATCCTGAGTAAAACTCTTTGAACCAAGAGCGAGGAGAGAAAACCCTAAGGTCGGCGACAAATTCAGACCGAGAGATTGCTCTCGTCCGGCAGCGGCCCTGGCATATAGGCTGGACTTTTGGTCTCACCAACGCCGCGCGGTTTGTTGTTGGACGGAGAGGAATGCTAGTGTTCGAGGAGCTCTTATGAGGGGTATTGCTTGCGGTTTTTTTTTCAGGTTGGTTTTGGCTTTAGGTTTCGGCGTGAAATTTTTGAGATGCGGTGGCTACGCAATGCCGGATTAGAGGTCTTGATTACTGCTTCATGGATTGGCGACCTTCTGGGAATGGTTCTTTTTCTGCGGCGGCGTGGATCGCGGGAGCTGGATCGGGGTGAGTTCGTGGTGATGCTGGGTGTGGTGGCGCAGTTCTTGGTGATTTGGGTCGTGGGCTCGTGGCGGTTTTGAATTGTGGCGGCGGGATCATGGCGGAGCAGTCGCGGCATGGTCAGCGGAGCAACGCTGGAATTGCTCGCTGGTTAGCGTGTTTGGAGATGGAGGCTGGGCCTGGACCCAGCCAGGTCTAATGGGCTTTGAGTGGGCTTCTCTTGGGTCTGCCTTGAACTGAATATGTTGGGCTAAGTTTTTTTGCCCTAAGCCCATCCCTATGTTGtctatttacaataatttcctttgtCTTAGGAAGCTAAACACTTGTGTGCACTCAATGTACCTCTAGCGCATCTGAAGTAGTACTAAAAGAGGAGTCTCGCTATGTCTACATATTTGAATGTccaatgagtaggtctattgtctatgtaccactgtgggtactaccactatcttcttgtctgtctatagatggcagtGGAAGAGTATATAACAgtctattctggcttgtgatgaatatattatatTTACACctgattttgggtttgattaaa
Coding sequences within:
- the LOC133710204 gene encoding protein RALF-like 32, translating into MVSLQSCFVLLLLCLSYLSATASPPSSSTCNGSVAECETESELLMDSEISRRFLAQKYISPGALRKDLPVCNGGASGEAYSKTGGCLPPPANPYNRGCSKYYRCRSDS